In the Cytophagia bacterium CHB2 genome, TGTTGCCCATGTCTACCAGGCGATTCAACACACTCAACAGCATTTTCACATCTTCGAAATGCAGGCCGGTGGTCGGCTCATCGAGAATGTAAATCGTGCGGCCGGTGGCCACGCGCGACAACTCGGTCGCCAGCTTCACGCGTTGCGCCTCGCCGCCGGAAAGCGTCGTGGCCTGTTGGCCGAGATGAATGTAGCCCAGGCCGACGTCGTGCAGCGTTTGCAAGCGCCGTTTGAGGGTGGGAATATGTTGAAAGAAATCCAGCGCCTCTTCCACCGTCATGTCCAGCACTTCGGCAATGGATTTGCCTTTGTATTTGACTTCGAGTGTTTCGCGATTGTAGCGTTTGCCTTTGCACGCTTCACAGGTGACATAAACATCCGGCAAAAAGTGCATTTCGATTTTGATGATGCCGTCGCCTTCGCAGTTTTCGCAGCGGCCGCCTTTGACATTGAAACTGAACCGCCCGGGCTTGTAGCCGCGCACTTTTGCTTCCTGCGTTTGCGTGAATAAATCGCGAATCTCGGTGAACAGTCCGGTATAGGTCGCCGGATTGCTTCGCGGCGTGCGGCCGATGGGCGATTGATCGATGTCGATGACTTTATCGAGATGTTGCAAACCGCGAATGTTGCGGAACGGCAGCGGCTGCTGCTTGGCTTGATTCAATTCCCGGCTGAGCACGCGAAACAGCGTCTCATTGATCAATGTCGATTTGCCCGAGCCGGAAACGCCGGTGATGCAGGTGAGCATGCCCAGCGGAAATTTCACTTCGACATTTTTGAGATTGTTGCCCTGTGCACCATTTAATTCGAGAAATGTGCCGTTGCCGGGCCGCCGTTTCATCGGAATCGCGATGTATTTGCGCCCGGCAAGATAATCGCCGGTAAGTGATTTCGTGTTTTGCGCAACGTCTGCGGGCGTGCCTGCGGCCACCACGTGCCCGCCGTCTTTGCCCGCGCCCGGACCCAAATCGATCACCCAATCCGCAGACTCGATGGTTTCGTGATCATGCTCGACGACGATCACCGTGTTGCCAAGATTGCGCAAATGCACCAGCGTGTCGATGAGCTTGCGATTGTCGCGCTGATGCAGTCCGATGGAAGGTTCGTCGAGAATGTAAAGCACGCCCACAAGCTGCGAGCCGATTTGCGTCGCCAGGCGAATGCGCTGCGCCTCGCCGCCGGAAAGCGTGCCGGCGTCGCGGTGCAAAGTGAGATATTCCAGTCCGACATTCACCAGAAAGCCCAGGCGTTCGCGCACTTCTTTCATGATTTGATGCGCGATTTTTTGCTCGCGCGTATTCAAATTCAAATTGCGAAAGAATTCATTCGCGGCCCGCACCGTCATGCGCGTGACTTCGAAAATGCTGTGTTGCCGGATTTTTACCGCCAGCGCCTCCGGACGCAAGCGCGCGCCGTTGCAGCCGGGACAGGCCTTCTTGTTCATGAAGCCTTCGATCCACGCGCGAATGTATTGCGAATCCGTTTGGACGTAGCGGCGCTGCAAATTCGGGATGATGCCCTCGAACTTGCCGGTGAATTGCGCCTGCATGCGGCCGTTGCCGCTGGCATAATTGAACTTCAATTCGCGGTCGCCGGAGCCATACAACACCACGCGCTGTTGCGCTTTCTTGAGCTGATCCCACGGCGTGTCCAGTGAGAAATCAAAGGCCTTGCTCACCGCGCGCAGTTGTTCCCAATACCAGCCTTCCTGATTATCCCCCCAAACTTCCAGCGCGCCATCGCGAATCGAGAGCTTGGGATTGGGCACCACCATCTCGGGATCGACTTCCATCGTCGTTCCCAAGCCGTTGCAGGTGGGGCAGGCGCCGTACGGCGAGTTGAAGGAGAACAAACGCGGCGCCAGCTCTTCGATCGAGATGCCGCATTCGGCGCAGGCAAAATGCTCGGAGAATAGGATTTCTTTTTGACCCAGGACATCGATCAACACCAGGCCGTTAGCCAGATGCAGCGCGGTTTCGAGCGAATCCGTCAAACGCGTTTTGATGCCACTTTCGTTGACGAGGCGATCGACCACGATTTCGATGTTGTGCTTTTTATTTTTGTCAAGTTTGAGATCGCCGGCCAAATCTTTCACCTCGCCGTCGACGCGCACGCGCACATAGCCATCGCGCCGCGCGGTATCGAAAATCTCGCGATATTCGCCTTTGCGGCCGCGCACCACCGGCGCCAGTACTTGAAACTTTGCACCGCTCGGCAGCGCCAGAATGGCATCAACCATCTGTTGCACGGTTTGGCGCTCGATGGTTTTGCCGCAATTGTAGCAATGCGGCACGCCGATGCGCGCAAACAGCAAGCGCAGATAATCATAAATCTCCGTCACCGTGCCCACCGTCGAGCGCGGATTGCGGCTGCTGGATTTTTGTTCGATGGAAATTGCGGGCGAGAGGCCTTCGATATAATCGAGATCGGGCTTTTCCATCAACCCGAGAAATTGGCGGGCATAAGCGGACAACGACTCGACATAGCGGCGCTGGCCCTCGGCATAAATCGTGTCAAAGGCCAGGGAGGATTTGCCCGAGCCGGACAGGCCGGTGATCACGACGATTTGATTGCGGGGAATGGTGACTTCGATGTTCTTGAGGTTGTGCTCCCGCGCTCCCTTGACGATGATAAACTCTTTTTCAGCCATA is a window encoding:
- the uvrA gene encoding excinuclease ABC subunit UvrA, whose protein sequence is MAEKEFIIVKGAREHNLKNIEVTIPRNQIVVITGLSGSGKSSLAFDTIYAEGQRRYVESLSAYARQFLGLMEKPDLDYIEGLSPAISIEQKSSSRNPRSTVGTVTEIYDYLRLLFARIGVPHCYNCGKTIERQTVQQMVDAILALPSGAKFQVLAPVVRGRKGEYREIFDTARRDGYVRVRVDGEVKDLAGDLKLDKNKKHNIEIVVDRLVNESGIKTRLTDSLETALHLANGLVLIDVLGQKEILFSEHFACAECGISIEELAPRLFSFNSPYGACPTCNGLGTTMEVDPEMVVPNPKLSIRDGALEVWGDNQEGWYWEQLRAVSKAFDFSLDTPWDQLKKAQQRVVLYGSGDRELKFNYASGNGRMQAQFTGKFEGIIPNLQRRYVQTDSQYIRAWIEGFMNKKACPGCNGARLRPEALAVKIRQHSIFEVTRMTVRAANEFFRNLNLNTREQKIAHQIMKEVRERLGFLVNVGLEYLTLHRDAGTLSGGEAQRIRLATQIGSQLVGVLYILDEPSIGLHQRDNRKLIDTLVHLRNLGNTVIVVEHDHETIESADWVIDLGPGAGKDGGHVVAAGTPADVAQNTKSLTGDYLAGRKYIAIPMKRRPGNGTFLELNGAQGNNLKNVEVKFPLGMLTCITGVSGSGKSTLINETLFRVLSRELNQAKQQPLPFRNIRGLQHLDKVIDIDQSPIGRTPRSNPATYTGLFTEIRDLFTQTQEAKVRGYKPGRFSFNVKGGRCENCEGDGIIKIEMHFLPDVYVTCEACKGKRYNRETLEVKYKGKSIAEVLDMTVEEALDFFQHIPTLKRRLQTLHDVGLGYIHLGQQATTLSGGEAQRVKLATELSRVATGRTIYILDEPTTGLHFEDVKMLLSVLNRLVDMGNTVIVIEHNLDVIKTADYIIDLGPEGGDNGGKIVATGTPEAVAQNSDSFTGEFLAKILREGKRELRPSLAAETYSNGRRAFARKISEEEVSWKKSNRKKVKIAFDEDDEETDKARRKKGKPVKK